A DNA window from Leptolyngbya sp. KIOST-1 contains the following coding sequences:
- a CDS encoding DUF1816 domain-containing protein, whose translation MVKQLSLHLTQIGKGDWGIAIVTSEPQCSYYFGHFATIQEAEVRVLGFVDNLLEAGFTRFIQSIIKQCYLIQLTVQKLKPLSL comes from the coding sequence ATGGTAAAACAACTTTCCCTCCATCTTACCCAGATTGGCAAGGGTGACTGGGGAATAGCAATAGTCACCAGCGAGCCCCAGTGCAGCTACTATTTTGGCCACTTTGCCACTATTCAAGAAGCCGAGGTTAGGGTGCTTGGCTTCGTAGACAATTTACTTGAAGCAGGGTTTACACGCTTCATTCAATCGATTATCAAGCAGTGTTACCTGATCCAACTTACTGTGCAGAAGCTGAAACCGCTGAGTTTGTAG
- a CDS encoding PAS domain S-box protein, producing MKVLVVEDEATVAQAIEALLVSHHYAVDIAKDGLEGLEMAEVYSYDLMVLDIGLPGIDGLSLCQQLRTRGMQTPILLLTGQDVEAHAKAVALNAGADDYVTKPFDAEELLARLQTLLRRGALKALPVLQWGALSLDPSRLQVSYGSALLNLTPKEYTLLEVLLRHAPNILNARVILEQGWNALENPSDEAIRTHVKEVRKKLKAAGAPEDFIKTVHRQGYRLNPLYGEAVFAAPEGAAGSLPMAELKALNEELRTALEKLHFTQTELQQRNQELQAARDELETRVAARTAEMAADLDVLEMLRSLSTRFVSNGDLQALYDEILNAALRLMGADGGTLQILNPVTQELTLLATVGFDRTMTEHFARVSAKSGTPCGRALATGQRILARFDVPASADPDGSLCLHREAGYRSAQSTPLISRLGNAIGMISTHWHHPHQPTERDLRFLDLLARQAADLIERQRAEVALLEQKNLLRLTLSGVQAGAWSWDCGSEQLTWNDRLFELLGYRPGEVSPSMQAWRDRIHPDDLAWTSEALQRTLEGHELGEVEYRVIHPDGSVHWLLVRGQGVYDELDRLVQMVGMALEISDRKHTEAALYQSEKRYRQLVELAPQLVWHADTQGHTYISPQLCDYTGLSPDQLLDFGWPMVIHPDDASRIDRRWQESVQTGTPYEAEYRLRRADGEYRWHLARAIPLDSDQGMQWFGVSIDISDRKAAELALQQQVCQEQLLADIAQEIRQSLELNQVLHSTVDRVREWLKCDRVIIFRFRPDWQGDVIMESVGDGWPAILATTIVDPCFADRLIEPYRQGHVSVLNDIHQAGLEPCYVELLAQFQVRASLAVPILQGNGLWGLLIAHHCAAPCLWQAAEITILKRLSTQVGIAIQQAELYAQIRQELAQRARMQTVLQESEARFRTLSAAAPVGILQTNADGICLYANAAWQQMAGLSLENSLGNGWLRAVHPEDRGWVLAAWEAYLEDQRVEQAEFRLLTPQRATRWISARAATLKSATDEIVGYVLTYEDITERKQAEQALRDSEQRLQAILDHSPAIIYVIDPQSRHLLANRSYADQLATTPDHLVGKTLHEVWPEETADRFAASNQTILATGQLLQIEDTAPLADGLHSYITVKFPLCDETGTPYAICGISTDITDRKRLEAQFYQAQRLESLGTLAAGIAHDLNNVLTPILTVAQILRLTQKGLDAKGLEQLKLLESSAKRGASLVKQVLTVTRASEGERTAVDLAALLQEEIEILRQSLPEAIALRFNLPAAEASEPALGRILADPTHLHQILLNLGINARDAMAEGGTLTIAAETVVVDAAMAAQNLDAREGPYAVITVADTGTGIVPAVQERMFDPFFTTKAPGQGTGLGLATVRGLVKAHQGFLQVVSEVGRGSQFKVYFPQMVDQAVAQEPPEPASLPTSDNRGAWVLVVEDEATVRQMLRSLLESHHYRPLLAKNGAAALDLYRQHQGDIQLVVTDITMPILDGLTLIESLRTLDTQVPIIALSGIPTYQAQALALGATSFIDKPFDAETLLHQVAIALSRVQAVRPEAS from the coding sequence ATGAAAGTTCTGGTTGTTGAAGACGAGGCCACCGTCGCCCAGGCCATAGAAGCCCTATTGGTCAGTCACCACTATGCGGTGGACATCGCGAAGGATGGTCTGGAGGGCCTGGAAATGGCCGAGGTCTACAGCTATGACCTGATGGTGCTGGATATTGGTCTGCCAGGCATAGATGGGTTGAGCCTCTGCCAGCAGCTGCGCACCCGGGGGATGCAAACGCCAATTTTGCTATTGACCGGTCAGGATGTGGAAGCCCATGCCAAGGCGGTTGCCCTCAATGCCGGGGCCGACGATTATGTGACCAAACCTTTTGACGCAGAGGAACTGCTGGCTCGGCTACAAACGCTGCTGCGTCGGGGCGCGTTGAAAGCACTGCCGGTTCTGCAATGGGGGGCGTTATCTTTGGACCCCAGCCGGTTGCAGGTGAGCTACGGCAGCGCTTTGCTCAACCTGACGCCAAAGGAATATACCCTGCTGGAGGTGCTGCTCCGCCATGCTCCCAATATTTTGAATGCCCGGGTCATTCTAGAGCAGGGCTGGAATGCTTTGGAAAATCCGAGCGATGAGGCGATTCGCACCCACGTGAAGGAGGTGCGTAAAAAGCTGAAGGCGGCTGGTGCCCCCGAGGACTTTATTAAAACCGTACATCGCCAGGGCTATCGGCTGAACCCGCTCTATGGCGAAGCGGTATTTGCTGCTCCGGAGGGGGCTGCCGGAAGCTTGCCGATGGCTGAGCTGAAAGCCCTCAACGAGGAGCTGAGGACAGCCCTGGAGAAACTGCATTTTACCCAGACCGAGCTGCAGCAGCGCAATCAAGAACTCCAGGCGGCGCGGGATGAACTTGAGACGCGGGTGGCAGCCCGAACGGCGGAGATGGCCGCAGACCTGGACGTGCTGGAAATGCTGCGTTCCCTGAGCACTCGGTTTGTGTCCAATGGCGACTTGCAGGCGCTCTATGACGAGATTCTGAACGCAGCCCTCCGGTTGATGGGGGCCGATGGAGGCACGCTGCAAATTCTGAACCCAGTGACTCAAGAGCTAACTCTGCTGGCCACGGTGGGCTTCGATCGCACCATGACCGAGCACTTCGCCCGCGTCAGCGCTAAATCTGGCACGCCTTGCGGCAGGGCACTGGCCACAGGGCAACGCATTCTGGCCAGGTTTGATGTCCCCGCCAGTGCCGACCCCGATGGCTCCCTATGCCTGCACCGCGAGGCGGGCTATCGCTCGGCCCAGTCTACGCCGTTGATTAGTCGGCTGGGCAATGCCATCGGCATGATCTCGACCCACTGGCACCACCCCCACCAGCCGACCGAACGCGATCTGCGGTTTTTAGATTTACTGGCCCGTCAGGCGGCAGACCTGATCGAACGTCAGCGAGCCGAAGTGGCCCTGCTGGAACAGAAAAACCTGCTGCGACTGACGCTTTCCGGTGTCCAGGCGGGAGCTTGGAGCTGGGACTGTGGGTCGGAACAATTGACCTGGAACGATCGCCTGTTTGAGCTATTGGGCTATCGTCCTGGGGAAGTCAGCCCCAGTATGCAGGCGTGGCGCGATCGCATTCACCCCGACGATTTGGCCTGGACCAGTGAGGCTCTCCAGCGGACCCTAGAAGGCCATGAGTTGGGCGAAGTAGAATACCGAGTCATTCACCCGGATGGCAGTGTGCACTGGCTACTGGTCAGAGGCCAGGGGGTCTACGACGAGTTAGATCGCCTGGTGCAGATGGTGGGGATGGCGCTGGAGATTAGCGATCGCAAGCATACCGAAGCGGCTCTGTACCAGAGCGAAAAACGCTATCGCCAGTTAGTAGAACTCGCCCCCCAGCTGGTGTGGCACGCCGATACCCAGGGGCACACCTACATCAGCCCTCAATTGTGCGACTACACCGGGCTGTCGCCCGATCAGCTCTTAGATTTTGGCTGGCCAATGGTCATCCATCCCGACGATGCCAGCCGCATTGATCGCCGCTGGCAGGAATCGGTGCAAACGGGCACGCCCTACGAAGCCGAATACCGTCTGCGCCGCGCCGATGGGGAATATCGCTGGCATCTGGCTCGGGCCATTCCCCTGGACAGCGACCAGGGAATGCAGTGGTTTGGCGTGTCGATCGACATCAGCGATCGCAAGGCCGCCGAACTTGCCCTCCAGCAGCAGGTTTGCCAGGAGCAGCTGCTGGCCGACATTGCCCAGGAGATTCGCCAGTCCCTCGAGCTAAATCAGGTGCTGCACAGCACCGTGGATCGGGTGAGGGAGTGGCTGAAGTGCGATCGCGTGATCATCTTCCGCTTTCGACCCGACTGGCAGGGCGACGTGATTATGGAATCCGTCGGCGACGGGTGGCCCGCCATTCTAGCCACCACCATCGTTGACCCCTGCTTTGCGGACCGCTTGATCGAACCCTACCGCCAGGGGCACGTGTCGGTCCTCAACGACATCCACCAGGCTGGCCTGGAACCCTGCTACGTTGAGCTGTTGGCGCAATTTCAGGTGCGGGCCAGCCTGGCGGTACCCATTTTGCAGGGCAATGGCCTGTGGGGACTGCTGATTGCCCACCACTGCGCCGCTCCCTGCCTCTGGCAGGCCGCCGAAATCACTATCCTCAAACGGCTGAGCACCCAGGTGGGTATTGCCATTCAGCAAGCCGAACTCTATGCCCAAATCCGGCAGGAATTGGCCCAGCGGGCCCGGATGCAGACCGTGCTGCAGGAGAGTGAAGCACGGTTCCGCACCCTCAGTGCCGCAGCCCCAGTCGGAATTTTGCAAACCAACGCCGACGGCATCTGCCTGTACGCCAACGCGGCCTGGCAGCAGATGGCGGGCCTGAGTCTGGAAAATTCGCTGGGCAACGGGTGGCTGCGGGCTGTTCATCCCGAGGATCGCGGCTGGGTCTTAGCGGCCTGGGAAGCCTATCTGGAGGATCAGCGAGTGGAGCAGGCCGAGTTTCGGTTGCTCACACCCCAGCGGGCAACTCGCTGGATTTCAGCCCGAGCAGCGACGCTCAAATCCGCCACCGATGAGATTGTGGGCTACGTCCTCACCTACGAGGATATTACGGAGCGCAAACAGGCCGAGCAGGCCCTGCGAGACAGTGAACAGCGGCTCCAGGCCATTCTGGATCATTCCCCGGCGATCATCTATGTGATCGATCCTCAAAGCCGGCATCTGCTGGCCAATCGCAGCTATGCCGACCAGCTCGCCACTACCCCCGACCACCTGGTGGGCAAAACCCTCCACGAGGTGTGGCCCGAGGAGACCGCCGACCGTTTTGCCGCCAGTAACCAAACCATTTTAGCGACGGGGCAACTCCTGCAAATCGAAGATACCGCCCCGCTGGCCGACGGCCTCCATAGCTACATCACCGTCAAGTTTCCCCTCTGCGATGAAACGGGCACCCCCTACGCCATCTGCGGCATTTCCACCGACATTACCGACCGAAAACGGCTGGAGGCCCAGTTTTATCAGGCCCAGCGGCTGGAAAGCCTCGGTACCCTGGCGGCGGGCATTGCCCACGACCTCAACAACGTGCTGACGCCGATTTTGACGGTGGCGCAGATTCTCCGGCTGACCCAAAAAGGGTTGGATGCCAAAGGCTTAGAGCAATTGAAACTGCTAGAAAGCAGCGCCAAACGTGGGGCCAGCCTGGTCAAACAAGTGTTGACGGTGACCCGCGCCAGCGAGGGAGAGCGCACCGCTGTGGATCTGGCGGCGCTGCTGCAAGAAGAAATTGAAATCCTGCGGCAGAGTTTGCCCGAGGCGATCGCCCTGCGGTTCAATTTGCCCGCTGCCGAGGCATCTGAGCCCGCCCTGGGAAGGATTCTGGCCGACCCCACCCACCTGCACCAGATTCTGCTGAACCTGGGCATCAATGCCCGCGACGCCATGGCTGAGGGCGGGACATTGACTATCGCGGCTGAAACGGTGGTGGTGGACGCGGCGATGGCGGCCCAAAACCTGGATGCCCGGGAGGGCCCCTATGCCGTCATCACCGTGGCAGATACCGGCACGGGCATTGTCCCGGCGGTGCAGGAACGGATGTTTGACCCATTTTTTACCACCAAAGCCCCCGGGCAGGGCACCGGCCTGGGGTTGGCCACCGTGCGCGGCCTGGTGAAAGCGCATCAGGGGTTTTTGCAGGTGGTGAGCGAGGTCGGGCGGGGCAGCCAATTTAAGGTCTATTTCCCCCAGATGGTCGACCAGGCGGTAGCCCAGGAGCCGCCGGAGCCCGCCTCGCTGCCGACCTCAGACAACCGGGGGGCATGGGTTTTGGTGGTAGAAGACGAAGCAACGGTGCGCCAGATGCTGCGATCGCTGCTGGAAAGCCACCACTACCGCCCCCTGCTGGCTAAAAACGGGGCCGCCGCCCTCGATCTGTACCGCCAGCACCAGGGCGACATTCAGCTGGTGGTGACCGACATCACGATGCCTATCCTCGACGGCTTAACCCTGATCGAAAGCCTGCGCACCCTCGACACCCAGGTTCCGATCATTGCCCTCAGCGGCATTCCCACCTACCAAGCCCAAGCTCTAGCCCTGGGGGCCACCTCCTTTATTGACAAGCCCTTTGATGCCGAAACACTGCTGCACCAGGTGGCGATCGCGCTGAGTCGAGTCCAGGCAGTCCGCCCGGAGGCGAGTTGA
- the psbU gene encoding photosystem II complex extrinsic protein PsbU, translating to MKQIVIGLVLGCCVVMLTVLTLVGGAGAIAAPIPKIDDIGLCAVPEGGIDLNNANLMAFTDCPGFYPGLASAILTHGPYQAVDDVLSIPDLTDTQKVLLEANLQSFAVTAPAVPIEKRMPPRINQSAH from the coding sequence ATGAAACAGATTGTCATAGGATTGGTACTCGGCTGCTGTGTAGTCATGCTGACGGTGCTGACCCTGGTGGGAGGGGCCGGGGCGATCGCCGCCCCCATCCCCAAGATTGACGACATTGGCCTCTGTGCCGTCCCCGAGGGAGGCATTGACTTGAACAACGCCAATCTGATGGCCTTCACCGACTGCCCTGGGTTCTACCCCGGTCTGGCCTCCGCCATTCTCACCCACGGCCCCTACCAGGCTGTAGACGATGTCCTCTCTATTCCTGACCTGACGGACACCCAAAAGGTCCTGCTGGAGGCCAACCTGCAATCCTTTGCAGTCACCGCCCCAGCGGTGCCGATCGAGAAGCGGATGCCCCCCCGCATCAATCAATCTGCCCATTAG
- the psbU gene encoding photosystem II complex extrinsic protein PsbU, which produces MLKRLLTVFLCLVLGLSIWLGTASPVLAKGLFRGAGTASNPATERLQNPIDENLGKIGAKVDLNNSNVMAFRRYPGLYPTLARKIIQHAPFESVEEVLNIPGLSESEQAVLKANLKNFVVTPAESALTEGGDRINPGIYK; this is translated from the coding sequence ATGCTGAAACGTCTTTTGACTGTGTTTCTCTGCCTGGTCCTAGGGCTGTCGATCTGGCTCGGGACCGCCTCCCCGGTTCTGGCTAAGGGGCTCTTTCGTGGCGCTGGGACAGCAAGCAACCCGGCGACTGAACGCCTGCAAAACCCCATTGATGAAAACCTGGGGAAAATTGGTGCCAAGGTAGACCTGAACAACTCCAATGTCATGGCCTTCCGGCGGTATCCTGGCCTGTACCCCACCCTGGCTCGCAAAATCATCCAGCATGCTCCCTTTGAGAGTGTTGAGGAGGTGCTCAACATTCCTGGCCTGAGCGAGTCTGAGCAAGCTGTACTGAAGGCCAATCTGAAGAATTTTGTCGTCACCCCCGCTGAGTCTGCGCTGACCGAAGGGGGCGATCGCATCAACCCAGGCATTTACAAATAG
- a CDS encoding response regulator, producing MRILLVDDDETLLEALAETLIAQRYAVDTATDGETAREFLALFPYDLIVLDRSLPDAEGISLCQQFRQQGIKAPILMLTARDRSADKVQALDAGADDYMVKPFDFGELCARIRALLRRDSHQAAPALRWGSLSLNPSTFEVFYDDHLLHTTPKEYALLELFLRHPTQVFSLDAIIEDIWSFEDPPSGDAVRTHIKGLRQKLRAGGAPKNLIETVYGVGYRLHPLEPEVPSETPSPGAALRQPTPAEMQASLAQVWETHRGTLDERLSVLESAAAAVEGGQLSSDLRQAGCSQAHKLAGSLGCYGFKEGSQMARQLEQMLQRTAPLDDRQATQMVQLVGRLRQNLAQEPSPGPPTGTPTSPPQLWIVGASPGFSESLAAEAIALGIRSRTAATLAQAQAMLQTEPPAVVVLWLTETDGDSARNLLEAIGHQGDRIAVLIVTDSQDFQQRLRWVQQGADRLLPPSVSPRHVLETVQQALRVDSTAIALVALDDDVQVLDLLQSILSPWGMELTTLTDPAQLWDTLERVQPQLLVLDVEMPTLNGLELCQVLRADDRWRQLPILFLTVHEDAQTLQKAFAVGADDFVSKSALATELPRRILHRLQ from the coding sequence ATGCGCATACTGCTGGTTGACGATGACGAAACGCTGCTGGAAGCCCTGGCGGAGACCCTGATCGCGCAGCGCTATGCCGTTGATACGGCCACCGATGGCGAAACGGCGCGGGAGTTTTTAGCGCTCTTTCCCTACGATCTGATTGTCCTGGATCGGTCGCTACCCGATGCCGAGGGCATCTCCCTGTGCCAGCAATTTCGCCAGCAGGGGATTAAGGCACCGATTTTGATGCTTACGGCCCGCGATCGCAGCGCGGATAAGGTGCAGGCCCTGGATGCCGGGGCCGACGACTACATGGTCAAACCCTTCGACTTTGGCGAGCTGTGCGCTCGGATTAGAGCCCTCCTGCGGCGGGACAGTCACCAGGCTGCGCCCGCCCTGCGCTGGGGGAGTCTGAGCTTAAATCCCAGCACCTTTGAGGTGTTCTACGACGACCATCTGCTCCACACCACGCCCAAGGAGTATGCGCTGCTGGAGCTTTTTCTGCGTCACCCGACCCAGGTCTTCAGCCTCGACGCCATTATTGAAGACATCTGGTCCTTTGAGGACCCACCCAGTGGGGATGCGGTTAGAACCCATATTAAGGGGCTGCGGCAGAAACTCAGGGCGGGGGGAGCCCCCAAAAACCTGATTGAAACGGTCTATGGGGTGGGGTACCGGCTCCACCCGCTGGAGCCCGAAGTGCCCTCCGAGACACCCTCCCCAGGGGCAGCGCTGCGGCAACCCACCCCGGCGGAGATGCAAGCGTCGCTGGCTCAGGTGTGGGAGACCCACCGGGGTACGCTGGACGAACGGTTGAGCGTTTTAGAATCGGCGGCGGCGGCGGTGGAGGGGGGGCAGCTGAGCTCCGACTTGCGCCAGGCGGGCTGCTCCCAGGCCCACAAGTTAGCGGGTTCCCTGGGCTGCTATGGCTTTAAGGAAGGGTCACAGATGGCGCGGCAGCTGGAGCAAATGCTGCAGCGAACTGCTCCTCTGGACGACCGCCAGGCGACTCAAATGGTTCAGCTGGTGGGGCGTCTGCGGCAGAATTTGGCCCAGGAGCCCAGCCCCGGGCCTCCAACCGGGACGCCCACCAGTCCGCCCCAGCTGTGGATCGTCGGGGCCAGCCCGGGGTTTAGTGAGAGCCTGGCGGCTGAAGCGATCGCCCTAGGTATCCGCAGCAGAACAGCGGCTACCCTGGCTCAGGCCCAGGCCATGCTCCAGACGGAACCGCCGGCGGTAGTCGTGCTCTGGCTGACTGAGACCGATGGGGACAGCGCCAGGAATCTGCTGGAGGCGATCGGCCACCAGGGCGATCGCATTGCCGTGCTGATTGTGACCGACAGTCAGGACTTTCAGCAGCGGCTGCGCTGGGTGCAGCAGGGGGCCGACCGGCTGTTGCCCCCATCGGTGTCCCCGCGCCACGTGCTGGAAACGGTGCAGCAGGCCCTGCGGGTAGACAGCACCGCGATCGCCCTGGTGGCCCTGGACGACGATGTGCAGGTGTTAGATCTGCTGCAATCTATTCTATCGCCCTGGGGGATGGAGCTGACGACCCTGACGGATCCGGCCCAGCTGTGGGACACCCTGGAGCGCGTCCAGCCCCAGCTGCTGGTGCTGGATGTGGAAATGCCAACGCTCAACGGTCTGGAATTGTGCCAGGTCCTGCGCGCCGATGATCGGTGGCGACAGCTGCCCATTTTATTTTTGACGGTGCACGAAGATGCCCAGACCCTGCAAAAGGCCTTTGCCGTTGGGGCCGATGACTTTGTGTCAAAATCCGCCCTGGCAACGGAGTTACCCCGGCGAATTTTGCATCGACTCCAGTAA
- a CDS encoding HetP family heterocyst commitment protein, which yields MSRYTSISTISPARFATANRDMSAEQLDQIVTAIVEGKYSWACVLILRCAGYNPADYMPYRTYKRLVKENRTQPANAQNG from the coding sequence ATGTCGCGGTACACCTCTATTTCTACTATTTCCCCGGCTAGGTTTGCAACCGCCAACCGGGACATGAGTGCCGAGCAGCTTGACCAGATAGTAACAGCGATCGTAGAGGGCAAGTATTCTTGGGCTTGCGTTTTGATTTTGCGCTGTGCGGGCTATAACCCTGCCGACTACATGCCCTACCGTACCTACAAGCGGCTAGTTAAAGAAAACCGTACTCAACCTGCCAATGCTCAAAATGGATAG